A stretch of DNA from Telopea speciosissima isolate NSW1024214 ecotype Mountain lineage chromosome 5, Tspe_v1, whole genome shotgun sequence:
GAGTGCGGTGCAAGTTTGGTCTGAagctcaacacgtggaagatgcttcatctaACGGTGCGAGCTCAATagacccaattttttttttctttcttctcgagttTGGCACTGTTTGATGTtgcatcttccacatgtcgtGCTCCAAACCCCGACTGAAAATTAAAGAATTGatatggaaaattttttttccacttaCGAAGTCTTTCAATTGAGAATTTGATAGGAAATAAAGTTAATGTAAAATAATATCAATAAGAATTGAAGTCTGCATTCTATTATATCTTGATTTAAGGACATGGAAATTTGTGAAATGTGTTCATTTTACTTGTTGATATAATCACTTTAGTTCATCACTTCACTTTCTAGGCATTTCTTCCTTGTGCTTAAGATCAAACTCGTAGATTCTCAATTTTAAACACTTAAAATCTGACCATAGGATTTTACACTCAGGTTAAAATCTTCTTCATTCAATTATTAAGTGAGTCCACTTGTAGATCCATTGGCATTAATCGATCTGCACCAACTTAATATCAAAGTTGTAATTCTTTATTTCTGCTGATGATCAATTATGATTTTCTTGAATCTTAAATTCTCGCTCTTCAAACGTCACATGAAGAGAAGTACGAAGTGGTTTGTGGGCGGGGGCGGATTTCTGGATATTCGTTCGAGTTTTCAAGAACTAAATATCAAATCCAATGCCTacaaaatacaaatacaaagcTTAACAGCAACGAAGCAAATAATGTGATTAGTTGTGGTAAGGCACTAAATTGGTTTAGATCCTAAGATAATCATCACCATTTTGATATGATACTTAGTGCTCAACCCTGTGAACTGAAACTGGTTCTAAGTTTGAAGTTTAAAACCTGATCGAAATGGATTGGAATTGAAGTGATGAATATGACCCAATTCATTTTGTTCAACATGTAGTAGATACAGTTTTATTAAATATTTGCTTGATTGCTACCATATTTCAAACCTGCAAAATGAGCTGAAAATGCATGCCAAAACAGATTCATGAAATTTGATTCAAAAAATGCTAACCTCACAGATCCTGTAAGCCTCATGAGGCTTAAGTTTGTTTTTATAGCAAATTAACAATAGCAATTAATCGAAGTTGTTTCGCAGTCCATTTAGATTTATGTTGGTGTCAAATCTAAATGGACTCAGAATTTAAATTCTGGGATTTAATAAAAACAACAACATGCATGTATCAATTTCAATTCCAGGTCCACAAATACAAACTTAACAATCATAGCAAGTCCAATAAGTTAGCATCAGTTTTGTAAGGTTTCAGTGTTGGTTCTAAAAGAGTTGAAATTTTACAATGTGTCTTGAGGCCATGTGGGTCATTGAAAAATCCAAGACTCAATGCATTAGAAGTTGACAAGATTTATGATGTTCAGTTATCTTAGATCAGCTGCTTCTGAGATATCTGTACAAATTTACAGTCATTAAGGTTGACACAGCTATCTATTGACTTGTAAGTAAATTCACTAGTTCCTAGCTTCTTGATGGAATATTTGCTTTAGCCTTGACAATTCACTATGAATTAAAATTAACTACCAACATCTCAAATTTAACAAAATGATTAAATGGTGGCGACCGTAAGGAAGTTAAATCACAAAGAAGGGAGTAGCCAAAGGTTGAAAAGAGACGAAGCAGCCGAGAGAAACCAAGACAAGAAGGCCATCACTGTAGATAATTGATATCTGCTGCAGAACTTTGGAACACAATGGAGCCCCTCAATGTTGGGCAGGAAATTTATGACACCAGCTGATGCACAAGCTGCTGCTAGTGAGAGGATAGATAAGACCTGTGGTACACATTGCATTTGTCATGGGAAGGGTGGATGGCATCACTTAGGTTGtaaaatgaaaagaatgaaTCAAAGACATACCCAATCTCCTATAACAATGACGAATAGTATTCCTGGTTGACGAAGAGGACATCCTACAAGGATTGAACACCCATCCACCAGTGCCAGTGTGAAGCTCCATGGAATCACCAGACCCATGATTGTCACCAAGAAGCTGTCAAGTCCACAGTTAcataaattataaatttattacAAAACAGGAAAGCAAAGTATTTGCAGATCCAATAAGAAAGGTggggaaatgaagaaaaaaaattgtgggGGGAGGAGACAAGGAAGCAGTGAACTTGTAATGAGATGCAAAGTATGACTTCTCAGACAAAAGCAAGCACTTTGATGAACTCCAATCACAAGTCTATAACAAGTAGTCAATTGAAGTTATTTGTGCTTTATCTCTATATTAAGTATTGTACAGCTTCCTTAT
This window harbors:
- the LOC122662270 gene encoding CASP-like protein 5C1 isoform X1 — encoded protein: MDELLPGSMGTSASLSLRLGQTIFSFASLLFMSVGVEFYSYTAFCGLDSFLVTIMGLVIPWSFTLALVDGCSILVGCPLRQPGILFVIVIGDWVLSILSLAAACASAGVINFLPNIEGLHCVPKFCSRYQLSTVMAFLSWFLSAASSLFNLWLLPSL
- the LOC122662270 gene encoding CASP-like protein 5C1 isoform X2; the encoded protein is MDELLPGSMGTSASLSLRLGQTIFSFASLLFMSVGVEFYSYTAFCFLVTIMGLVIPWSFTLALVDGCSILVGCPLRQPGILFVIVIGDWVLSILSLAAACASAGVINFLPNIEGLHCVPKFCSRYQLSTVMAFLSWFLSAASSLFNLWLLPSL